A genomic stretch from Deinococcus radiotolerans includes:
- a CDS encoding cell division protein FtsQ/DivIB: MTGPAGARNRRLEGTSGPDLGGDDPVSAPEAGTPAQLETLPKVASRRRRSRRPLWAAVAAALLVGAGVGAWFALPVNTVTVSGAAHLQPAQVRSLAGLNGPFGWLYYGRWRARGLLDSPWVQSAVVTRTFPDRVAIQVTERRPRARWQRRDGSVVALARDGTVLPGAAGTGSLPLIGGWGPDRVPEVLQLLDTLGRYNVQSVRYTPSGVTVKLRSSSVWSGDLRSLVKYAGSISMYPDSDIYIYPWGVSVQE, translated from the coding sequence GTGACCGGTCCGGCCGGGGCCCGCAACCGCCGCCTGGAGGGCACCAGTGGGCCTGATTTGGGCGGTGACGATCCGGTCTCCGCCCCGGAAGCTGGGACGCCCGCGCAACTGGAGACACTGCCCAAGGTGGCGTCCCGGCGCCGCCGCTCACGCCGTCCGCTGTGGGCGGCGGTGGCAGCGGCGCTCCTGGTGGGGGCGGGGGTCGGGGCGTGGTTCGCGCTGCCAGTGAACACGGTGACGGTCAGTGGCGCGGCGCACCTGCAACCCGCTCAGGTGCGTTCGCTGGCAGGTCTGAACGGCCCGTTCGGTTGGCTGTACTACGGCCGCTGGCGGGCGCGTGGCCTGCTGGACAGCCCGTGGGTGCAGTCGGCGGTCGTGACCCGCACGTTCCCGGACCGCGTGGCCATTCAGGTGACGGAACGCAGGCCACGTGCCCGCTGGCAGCGCCGGGACGGCTCAGTGGTGGCCCTGGCCCGCGACGGGACCGTGCTGCCGGGCGCCGCGGGGACTGGTTCGCTGCCGCTGATTGGTGGGTGGGGGCCGGACCGGGTGCCGGAGGTGCTGCAACTGCTGGATACCCTGGGCCGTTACAATGTGCAGTCGGTCAGGTACACGCCGTCGGGTGTGACCGTGAAACTCCGCTCCTCGTCGGTCTGGAGTGGCGACCTGCGCTCGCTGGTGAAGTATGCTGGGAGCATCAGCATGTATCCAGACAGTGACATTTACATCTACCCCTGGGGGGTGAGCGTCCAGGAATGA
- a CDS encoding class I SAM-dependent methyltransferase, with translation MTRRPKQKIRFKNDRAPQARPAPGSAEPPTPSAVNYFEVRPANLPSRLDGLRALTKSGVRGYPDVDAAQALLAGVMRRDRVRGEVLDLSAMGGLLGSLPGVTLRAVEGSAAALSALKAAGLDAHAAAPGDALVDRWPDRAKTVALVLAGDRGNAYAAAQVAWAHASTPPGGTLYIAGDRDKGFDRYVRLAGNAFGAGEVVARDGGMRVAKLIRRPGPTPPFPDPEGFEAFGVTVVGLPGVFSAAKPDKATALMLGALERLDPDGTTLAGRDVLDLGCGTGLIGAWAARRGANVTLVDGDMPSVRSAQATLTASGLSGAALHSDVDAELGGATFDVILTNPPFHVGRGVVLDVAREFIAAAGRRLRPGGTLHLVANDFLPYEADLRALGEVTETLREAGFKVLSVTRA, from the coding sequence GTGACGCGCAGGCCCAAGCAGAAAATCCGGTTCAAGAATGACCGCGCCCCCCAGGCGCGCCCCGCCCCAGGTTCAGCCGAGCCCCCCACGCCCAGCGCGGTGAACTACTTCGAGGTGCGCCCCGCGAACCTCCCGTCCCGCCTGGACGGCCTGCGGGCCCTGACGAAAAGCGGCGTGCGTGGCTACCCTGACGTGGACGCCGCGCAGGCCCTGCTGGCGGGCGTGATGCGCCGGGACCGCGTGCGCGGCGAGGTCCTCGACCTGAGCGCCATGGGCGGCCTGCTGGGCAGCCTGCCCGGCGTGACCCTGCGCGCCGTGGAGGGCAGCGCCGCCGCCCTGAGCGCCCTGAAGGCCGCCGGGCTCGACGCGCACGCGGCTGCGCCCGGCGACGCCCTGGTGGACCGCTGGCCGGACCGGGCGAAGACCGTGGCCCTGGTACTCGCCGGGGACCGCGGGAACGCCTACGCCGCCGCGCAGGTCGCGTGGGCGCATGCCAGCACGCCCCCGGGCGGCACCCTGTACATCGCCGGGGACCGTGACAAGGGCTTTGACCGCTACGTGCGCCTCGCGGGCAACGCCTTCGGCGCCGGCGAGGTCGTGGCCCGGGACGGCGGGATGCGCGTGGCAAAACTGATCCGCCGCCCCGGCCCCACCCCGCCCTTCCCGGACCCCGAGGGCTTCGAGGCGTTCGGCGTGACCGTCGTGGGCCTGCCCGGCGTGTTCAGCGCCGCCAAGCCCGACAAGGCCACCGCGCTCATGCTGGGCGCCCTGGAACGCCTCGATCCGGACGGCACGACCCTGGCGGGCCGGGACGTGCTGGACCTGGGCTGCGGCACCGGCCTGATCGGCGCGTGGGCCGCGCGGCGCGGCGCGAACGTCACGCTGGTCGACGGTGACATGCCCAGCGTGCGCAGCGCCCAGGCCACCCTGACCGCCAGCGGCCTGAGCGGCGCGGCCCTCCACTCGGATGTGGACGCCGAACTGGGGGGCGCGACCTTCGACGTGATCCTCACCAACCCGCCCTTCCACGTGGGCCGCGGCGTGGTGCTGGACGTCGCGCGCGAGTTCATCGCTGCTGCCGGACGCCGCCTCAGGCCCGGTGGGACCCTGCACCTCGTCGCGAACGACTTCCTGCCCTACGAGGCCGACCTGCGCGCCCTGGGTGAGGTCACCGAAACCCTGCGTGAGGCGGGCTTCAAGGTCCTGAGCGTCACCCGCGCCTGA
- the ftsZ gene encoding cell division protein FtsZ produces MQAARIRVIGLGGAGNNAVNRMIESGLEGVEFIAGNTDAQVLAKSHAEIRIQLGDRLTRGLGAGADPEVGEKAALEDRERIKEYLEGTDMLFITAGMGGGTGTGSAPVVAEIAREMGILTVAIVTRPFKFEGPKRLRVAEEGISKLADRVDGMIVVNNEKLLTAVDKKVSFREAFLIADRVLYYGVKGISDVINVEGMINLDFADVRNLLANSGTVLMGIGAGRGEKVAEEAAMSAIHSPLLERGIEGARRILVNVTGSYDLSMTDANEIVEKIREATGFEEPDILFGITPDEAAGDEVRVTVIATGFNDMPVTVAGGLRSSVIDTIVKPVRGGSSYDPKDYDIPAFLRNVDRD; encoded by the coding sequence ATGCAAGCGGCCAGAATTCGCGTGATCGGCTTGGGCGGGGCGGGCAACAACGCCGTCAACCGCATGATTGAATCGGGACTTGAGGGCGTGGAGTTCATCGCCGGGAACACGGACGCGCAGGTGCTCGCCAAGAGTCACGCGGAGATCCGCATTCAGCTCGGCGACCGCCTGACGCGCGGCCTGGGCGCCGGCGCGGACCCTGAGGTCGGGGAGAAGGCCGCGCTGGAGGACCGCGAGCGCATCAAGGAATACCTTGAGGGCACCGACATGCTGTTCATCACGGCCGGCATGGGTGGCGGCACCGGTACGGGCAGCGCGCCCGTCGTGGCGGAGATTGCGCGCGAGATGGGCATCCTGACGGTGGCGATCGTCACGCGGCCCTTCAAGTTCGAGGGACCCAAGCGCCTACGCGTGGCGGAAGAGGGCATCAGCAAGCTGGCCGACCGCGTGGACGGCATGATCGTCGTGAACAACGAGAAGCTGCTGACCGCGGTGGACAAGAAGGTCTCGTTCCGCGAGGCGTTCCTGATCGCCGACCGCGTGCTGTACTACGGCGTGAAGGGCATCAGCGACGTGATCAACGTCGAGGGCATGATCAACCTCGACTTCGCGGACGTGCGCAACCTGCTGGCGAACAGCGGCACGGTGCTGATGGGCATCGGCGCCGGACGCGGCGAGAAGGTCGCTGAGGAAGCCGCCATGAGCGCTATTCACAGCCCGCTGCTCGAGCGCGGCATCGAGGGCGCGCGGCGCATCCTGGTGAACGTCACCGGCAGTTACGACCTGAGCATGACGGACGCGAACGAGATCGTCGAGAAGATCCGCGAGGCGACCGGCTTCGAGGAACCCGACATCCTGTTCGGCATCACGCCCGACGAGGCGGCCGGGGACGAGGTGCGCGTCACCGTGATCGCCACCGGTTTCAACGACATGCCGGTGACCGTGGCAGGCGGCCTGCGCTCCAGCGTGATCGACACGATCGTCAAGCCCGTCCGCGGCGGGAGCAGCTACGACCCGAAGGATTACGACATCCCCGCGTTCCTCCGGAATGTGGACCGCGACTGA
- a CDS encoding DUF58 domain-containing protein, producing MTAALLWLALILAVTGGLWGLSRRPPHVTVTREVPGSGFEGGSLPLAVTVTVRSRRPLRVTLVDPAPRGVVPSHELRAAALHLGETTTTFRTTLRLNRRGQFEWPGLELAWADPLGLFWQQTTLPASTAVTVYPGTHGLLLPDLLRPLLSEGTLSRQLGLDDPLSLRSAREYVTGDAPGRIHWRLSARRGELVVREPERTAASSLTVFVDASAGGSTFVDSAARLAASLLRDGQTLGLPVAAAAGGEVTPAGRGTDALHAALHLLARLEPDPEPPRLPVTRAGGNLIILTARPSADLTTQALHARATASRVSIVALPEGFYLEPGEQPRRQWAGLPDAVRDLERRAAVLAESGILVYVLRGNQSVLTLAG from the coding sequence ATGACGGCGGCGCTGCTGTGGCTGGCCCTGATCCTGGCAGTGACGGGCGGCCTGTGGGGCCTGTCGCGCCGACCACCGCACGTGACCGTCACGCGTGAGGTCCCGGGCAGCGGCTTTGAGGGCGGCAGCCTGCCCCTGGCTGTGACCGTCACGGTGCGGTCGCGCCGTCCGCTGCGCGTGACGCTGGTCGATCCCGCGCCGCGCGGCGTGGTGCCCAGTCATGAATTGAGAGCCGCCGCGCTCCACCTCGGGGAGACCACCACCACCTTCAGGACCACCCTGCGCCTGAACCGCCGGGGCCAGTTTGAGTGGCCGGGCCTGGAACTCGCGTGGGCTGATCCACTGGGGCTGTTCTGGCAGCAGACCACCCTGCCCGCCTCCACCGCCGTTACCGTGTACCCCGGCACGCACGGCCTGCTCCTCCCGGACCTGCTGCGCCCCCTCCTCTCGGAGGGGACCCTGTCGCGGCAGCTGGGCCTGGACGATCCCCTCAGCCTACGCAGCGCCCGCGAGTACGTCACGGGGGACGCGCCGGGTCGCATCCACTGGCGCCTCAGCGCCCGCCGGGGCGAACTGGTCGTGCGGGAACCCGAACGCACGGCGGCCAGCAGCCTCACGGTCTTCGTGGACGCCAGTGCCGGGGGCAGCACCTTCGTAGACAGCGCCGCCCGGCTGGCCGCCAGCCTGCTGCGCGATGGGCAGACGCTGGGCCTCCCGGTCGCCGCTGCGGCGGGTGGGGAGGTCACGCCCGCCGGGCGCGGCACGGACGCCCTGCACGCCGCGCTGCACCTGCTGGCCCGGCTGGAACCCGACCCCGAACCGCCCCGGCTGCCGGTCACGCGCGCCGGGGGGAACCTGATCATCCTCACCGCGCGGCCCAGCGCCGACCTGACCACTCAGGCACTGCACGCCCGCGCCACCGCCAGCCGCGTCAGCATCGTCGCGCTGCCCGAGGGGTTCTACCTGGAGCCGGGCGAGCAGCCCCGCCGCCAGTGGGCGGGCCTGCCGGACGCCGTCCGCGACCTGGAACGACGCGCGGCGGTGCTGGCGGAGTCCGGCATCCTGGTGTACGTCCTGCGCGGGAACCAGAGTGTCCTGACCCTGGCGGGCTGA
- a CDS encoding branched-chain amino acid ABC transporter substrate-binding protein, producing the protein MKRILTLSLLALSAGAHAQSGATVKLATISPLSGSISNLGAQVRNGAQLAVNEFQPQFRKLGLKLELTAFDDQADPATGTAAARKIASDRQVLAVVGALNSGVTIPASAALSASHVAVVNSASTANQVTDRGLRNVSRIVPRDDAQGPAGASFLTGTLKAKRVYVLNDKTAYGEGLATEVEKTLRTRGVKVLANEGTEEKNDFSSVIAKIKLQKPDAIYFGGVYNQVGVFLAQLRGAGVTLPVVGGDGLDSPELSRVAGAGATNVYYTTVSAPLSALKGAKTFAASYQKAFGSAPQGFAAFAYDAARVALQGVLNAAKANGGKAPNRAQVESAVRAGTYPGLLSGTVKFNAAGDRQSAKLYVMKLSGGKLSLSTSLTVQPARR; encoded by the coding sequence ATGAAGCGCATCCTGACCCTGTCCCTGCTGGCCCTGAGTGCCGGCGCCCACGCGCAGTCCGGCGCGACCGTGAAACTCGCGACAATCAGCCCGCTGTCCGGGTCGATCAGCAACCTGGGCGCGCAGGTCCGCAACGGCGCGCAGCTGGCCGTGAACGAATTCCAGCCGCAGTTCCGGAAGCTGGGCCTGAAGCTGGAACTGACGGCCTTTGATGATCAGGCTGATCCGGCCACCGGGACGGCCGCCGCGCGCAAGATCGCCTCTGACCGGCAGGTGCTGGCCGTGGTGGGCGCCCTGAACAGCGGCGTGACCATTCCCGCCAGCGCCGCCCTGAGTGCCAGTCACGTGGCCGTGGTGAACTCGGCCAGCACCGCCAATCAGGTCACCGACCGGGGCCTACGCAACGTAAGCCGCATCGTGCCCCGGGATGACGCGCAGGGACCCGCCGGAGCGAGCTTCCTGACCGGCACCCTGAAGGCCAAACGGGTGTACGTGCTGAACGACAAGACCGCGTACGGGGAGGGCCTGGCTACGGAGGTGGAGAAGACCCTAAGGACGCGCGGTGTGAAGGTCCTGGCGAATGAGGGCACCGAGGAGAAGAATGACTTTTCCAGCGTGATCGCCAAGATCAAACTGCAGAAGCCGGACGCGATCTACTTCGGGGGCGTGTACAACCAGGTGGGCGTGTTCCTGGCTCAGCTGCGCGGCGCGGGCGTCACGTTGCCCGTCGTGGGCGGCGACGGCCTGGACAGCCCAGAACTGAGCCGCGTGGCGGGCGCAGGCGCCACGAACGTGTACTACACGACCGTGTCCGCCCCGCTGAGCGCGCTGAAGGGTGCCAAGACCTTCGCGGCGTCCTATCAGAAGGCGTTCGGCAGCGCGCCGCAGGGCTTCGCGGCGTTCGCCTACGACGCGGCCCGCGTGGCACTCCAGGGCGTCCTGAACGCCGCGAAAGCCAACGGCGGCAAGGCGCCCAACCGCGCGCAGGTGGAGTCGGCCGTGCGGGCCGGGACGTACCCGGGCCTGCTGTCCGGCACCGTGAAGTTCAACGCGGCGGGCGACCGGCAGAGCGCGAAACTGTACGTGATGAAGCTCTCGGGTGGGAAACTGAGCCTCAGCACCAGCCTGACCGTGCAGCCCGCGCGGCGCTGA
- a CDS encoding AAA family ATPase, which translates to MTHTAPTPAFARSILDNVAQVLVGKEDVTRLALAGVLAGGHVLLEDAPGTGKTMLARALAVSLGLDFRRVQFTPDLLPGDVTGVSVYRPDTHEFRFVPGPIFTGVLLADEINRATPKTQSALLEAMAEGQVTESGVTHPLPAPFVVIATQNPVEHEGTYRLPEAQLDRFLLKLSVGYPTPEEEVRMLGRLQGEHPIGALRAVTTPAALLDAQEAVRRVFVSEPVRAYIAGLSAATRAHALVTLGGGPRASLGLQGTAQALAWLAGRSFVTPDDVQRAAPGVLAHRLSLRIEARLQGQSAEGIVAEVLRAQPVPVEDAAHA; encoded by the coding sequence ATGACCCATACTGCCCCCACGCCCGCCTTCGCCCGCTCGATTCTCGACAACGTCGCCCAGGTCCTGGTCGGCAAGGAGGACGTCACCCGGCTCGCGCTGGCTGGCGTTCTGGCCGGCGGGCACGTCCTGCTGGAGGACGCACCCGGCACCGGCAAGACCATGCTGGCGCGCGCGCTGGCGGTCAGTCTGGGCCTGGACTTCCGGCGCGTGCAGTTCACGCCGGACCTGCTGCCCGGCGACGTGACCGGCGTGAGCGTGTACCGCCCGGACACCCATGAATTCCGTTTCGTGCCGGGCCCGATCTTCACCGGGGTGCTGCTGGCCGACGAGATCAACCGCGCCACGCCCAAGACGCAGTCCGCGTTGCTGGAGGCCATGGCCGAGGGGCAGGTCACGGAGTCCGGCGTGACCCATCCGCTGCCCGCGCCGTTCGTGGTGATCGCCACGCAGAACCCCGTCGAGCACGAGGGCACCTACCGCCTGCCCGAGGCGCAGCTGGACCGGTTCCTACTGAAGCTCTCGGTGGGGTACCCCACGCCGGAGGAGGAGGTGCGGATGCTGGGCCGACTTCAGGGCGAACATCCCATCGGCGCGCTGCGGGCGGTGACGACCCCGGCGGCGCTGCTGGACGCGCAGGAGGCCGTGCGGCGCGTGTTCGTGTCGGAACCCGTGCGGGCCTACATCGCGGGCCTGAGCGCCGCGACCCGCGCGCACGCCCTGGTCACGCTGGGCGGCGGGCCGCGCGCCAGCCTGGGATTGCAGGGGACGGCGCAGGCGCTGGCGTGGCTCGCGGGCCGCTCCTTCGTCACGCCGGACGACGTGCAGCGCGCCGCGCCGGGCGTCCTGGCGCACCGCCTGAGCCTGCGGATCGAGGCACGCCTCCAGGGGCAAAGCGCTGAAGGCATCGTCGCCGAGGTGCTGCGGGCCCAGCCGGTCCCGGTCGAGGACGCCGCGCACGCATGA
- the ftsA gene encoding cell division protein FtsA, protein MKENSIIVGLDIGTTKITTVIGEVGQNGSVDIIGEGTVPSEGMKRGSVVNLERATHAIRQSVQSAERVSGVKVESVYVTVAGNHAKAITSHGLAAIRRNQEIGQGDVDRAIENARAVPLDPNLEIIHTLPQEYVVDGQEGIKNPVGMHGVRLEVDVHIVAGTAGPLLNLRRCVQEAGLRVEGFALHALASGLATLEAGEQAQTVIVVDMGGGTTDVAVFKRGNLAHSACIPIGGDHVTADLAQILKIPVEEAENVKRRYGAALPELADQDLTLEITTSSGSTHAITAFELSRVIKPRLAEIFGMIRDEIDQTLGPVELVANGVILTGGAALLRGTPELARDRFRLPVRVGRPRGIGGLTDIVSGPGHAGSVGLVLYGMAEDGRVPTMTFGDQPAAPPPQAPPVNVAPVTPEPSPEPRPAPAPREKDKEKDGPSLVDRMRSWFKDWM, encoded by the coding sequence ATGAAAGAGAACAGCATCATCGTCGGCCTGGACATCGGGACCACGAAAATCACCACCGTGATCGGCGAGGTCGGCCAGAACGGCAGTGTCGACATCATCGGTGAGGGAACGGTCCCCAGCGAGGGCATGAAGCGCGGCTCGGTCGTGAATCTGGAGCGGGCCACGCACGCCATCCGACAGTCGGTGCAGAGCGCCGAGCGGGTCAGTGGCGTGAAGGTCGAATCGGTGTACGTCACCGTGGCCGGCAATCATGCCAAGGCCATCACAAGTCACGGCCTGGCTGCGATCCGCCGCAATCAGGAGATCGGACAGGGCGACGTGGACCGCGCCATCGAGAATGCGCGCGCGGTGCCGCTCGACCCCAACCTGGAAATCATCCACACCCTCCCGCAGGAGTACGTGGTGGACGGCCAGGAGGGCATCAAGAACCCGGTCGGCATGCACGGCGTGCGCCTGGAAGTGGACGTGCACATCGTCGCTGGCACGGCGGGACCACTGCTGAACCTGCGCCGCTGCGTGCAAGAAGCCGGGCTGCGCGTCGAGGGCTTCGCGCTGCACGCCCTGGCCAGCGGCCTGGCCACCCTGGAGGCCGGTGAGCAGGCGCAGACGGTGATCGTGGTGGACATGGGCGGCGGCACGACCGACGTGGCCGTGTTCAAGCGCGGCAACCTAGCGCACTCGGCGTGCATTCCGATCGGCGGGGATCACGTCACGGCGGACCTCGCGCAGATCCTGAAGATCCCGGTCGAGGAAGCCGAGAACGTCAAGCGGCGTTACGGCGCGGCCCTGCCGGAACTGGCCGATCAGGACCTGACACTGGAGATCACGACCTCGTCGGGCAGCACGCACGCCATCACGGCCTTCGAGCTGTCTCGGGTCATCAAGCCGCGCCTCGCGGAGATCTTCGGCATGATCCGCGATGAGATCGACCAGACGCTGGGCCCGGTGGAGCTTGTGGCGAATGGCGTCATCCTCACGGGTGGCGCGGCGCTGCTGCGCGGCACACCCGAACTGGCCCGTGACCGCTTCCGCCTGCCGGTGCGGGTGGGCCGCCCGCGCGGTATCGGCGGCCTGACAGACATCGTGAGTGGCCCCGGTCACGCGGGCAGCGTCGGCCTGGTCCTGTACGGCATGGCCGAGGACGGCCGCGTGCCGACCATGACTTTCGGGGACCAGCCGGCCGCGCCGCCCCCGCAGGCGCCCCCCGTGAATGTGGCGCCCGTGACCCCGGAGCCCAGCCCGGAACCCCGGCCCGCTCCAGCGCCGCGTGAGAAGGACAAAGAGAAGGACGGTCCGAGTCTGGTGGACCGCATGCGCAGCTGGTTCAAGGACTGGATGTAA
- the rpoD gene encoding RNA polymerase sigma factor RpoD codes for MADSTTVRTRKKVDAESGETKAAARARARVAPGTTPKVVTTATSPLPAKPAPAKPAAKKVAKPDAEPAPATDTAAASAAAPVVAAETVEPARKPAAKKAAPKADAEKPVKKAAAKKAEPAQPAEKPAKAAKPSARAAKPSAKPAAGPVKGGPAEKPYYAHASIQELLKAGRAAGVLASEEIATALASALEANGLDPESPDAFEDMQLYLAGQNIEVQDLDEDEDDTEEEAAEDGPAAAQDDDEEKYFDDMPRAVSNDPVRQYLHEIGRVPLLTLEEEIALARRIEEGEEARKVLEEDLELEDRARRRLMRQTEDGAAARQGLIEANLRLVVSIAKKYTGRGLGFLDLIQEGNQGLIRAVEKFEYRRRYKFSTYATWWIRQAINRAIADQARTIRIPVHMVETINKLTRTARQLQQELSREATYEEIAEAMGPGWDAAKVEEVQKVSQEPVSLETPIGDEKDSFYGDFIPDENLDSPVENAAKTLLSEELEKALSKLTEREAMVLKFRKGLVDGREHTLEEVGQRFSVTRERIRQIENKALRKLKYHESRTRKLRDFLD; via the coding sequence ATGGCAGATTCCACGACCGTCCGCACCCGTAAGAAAGTCGACGCCGAAAGCGGCGAAACCAAGGCCGCGGCCCGCGCCCGCGCCCGCGTGGCGCCCGGCACGACGCCCAAGGTGGTCACCACCGCCACCAGCCCCCTGCCCGCCAAGCCCGCCCCGGCGAAACCAGCCGCCAAGAAGGTCGCGAAACCTGACGCCGAGCCTGCCCCGGCCACCGACACGGCCGCGGCCAGCGCCGCCGCGCCAGTTGTCGCGGCCGAAACCGTCGAGCCGGCCCGCAAGCCCGCCGCGAAGAAAGCCGCGCCCAAAGCCGACGCCGAGAAGCCCGTCAAGAAAGCTGCGGCGAAGAAGGCTGAACCGGCCCAGCCGGCCGAGAAGCCCGCCAAGGCCGCCAAACCCTCCGCGCGCGCCGCGAAGCCCTCGGCCAAACCCGCCGCTGGTCCCGTCAAGGGCGGCCCCGCCGAGAAACCCTACTACGCGCACGCCAGTATTCAGGAACTCCTGAAAGCCGGGCGCGCCGCAGGCGTCCTGGCCAGCGAGGAGATCGCCACGGCCCTGGCCAGCGCGCTGGAAGCCAACGGCCTCGACCCGGAAAGCCCCGACGCCTTCGAGGACATGCAGCTGTACCTCGCCGGGCAGAACATCGAGGTGCAGGACCTCGACGAGGACGAGGACGACACCGAGGAAGAAGCCGCCGAGGACGGCCCGGCCGCCGCGCAGGACGACGACGAGGAGAAATACTTCGACGACATGCCCCGCGCCGTGTCCAACGACCCGGTGCGCCAGTACCTGCACGAGATCGGCCGCGTGCCCCTCCTGACCCTCGAAGAGGAAATCGCCCTGGCGCGCCGCATCGAGGAAGGCGAGGAAGCCCGCAAGGTGCTTGAGGAGGACCTCGAACTCGAGGACCGCGCCCGCCGCCGCCTGATGCGCCAGACCGAGGACGGCGCCGCCGCCCGCCAGGGCCTGATCGAGGCCAACCTGCGACTGGTCGTTAGCATCGCCAAGAAGTACACCGGGCGTGGCCTGGGCTTCCTGGACCTGATCCAGGAAGGCAACCAGGGCCTGATCCGCGCGGTCGAGAAGTTCGAGTACCGCCGCCGCTACAAGTTCAGCACGTACGCCACGTGGTGGATTCGTCAGGCCATCAACCGCGCCATTGCCGACCAGGCCCGCACCATCCGCATCCCGGTGCACATGGTCGAGACGATCAACAAACTGACCCGCACCGCCCGCCAGCTCCAGCAGGAACTGTCCCGCGAGGCCACCTACGAGGAGATCGCCGAGGCCATGGGCCCCGGCTGGGACGCCGCGAAGGTGGAGGAGGTGCAGAAGGTCAGCCAGGAACCCGTCTCGCTCGAAACCCCCATCGGCGACGAGAAGGACTCCTTCTACGGCGACTTCATCCCCGACGAGAACCTCGACAGCCCCGTCGAGAACGCCGCCAAGACCCTCCTGAGCGAGGAGCTGGAAAAGGCTCTCTCGAAACTCACCGAGCGTGAAGCGATGGTCTTGAAGTTCCGCAAGGGCCTCGTGGACGGCCGCGAGCACACCCTGGAGGAGGTCGGGCAGCGCTTCAGCGTCACGCGCGAACGCATCCGCCAGATCGAGAACAAGGCGCTGCGCAAACTCAAGTACCACGAGAGCCGCACCCGTAAACTCCGCGACTTCCTCGACTGA
- a CDS encoding DUF4129 domain-containing protein, translated as MTDLTSPVPDDLAAPRTGPPLTAYGLALLPLGLAGLLPLWAAALICGLFALGVRFPVWGQARLLGTQLIIGLGVAAQVPAAVAQPRQLLVLAGTYLLLSVSGFALSAGAHALEDGRRRGLLALLPGLLAPQPGLILALAGGALARPARDTRHAAQIAPGWWTWVAGGAVAAALLSTLLPAPRPDIAAVLTPPAMQTAQAPADRTATPRPQPAGPDTPNLLNPPQKAPQVQLDVGTPLVPPELALGAGLLCLLLAVSVPQLRRRAGRPPHPSELLMVAGLALTGLLWFVSAILLNLGGREAGAGSGGAPPPDAAIQTGQPVPSSPAAQVVNANWLVPLAQVLALIVLLGVAAVLLASRRRAAAPGAVTLSTDDLAAAGPPAPLHRVRVAYREALAALTDAGLGRAAHETPAGYAARLGTHHPPLAEALGILTALYEPVRYGGQLTDEQADQAEQAARTIQRVAPTLTPTEDSADQKDLS; from the coding sequence ATGACCGACCTGACCTCCCCGGTGCCGGACGACCTCGCCGCGCCACGCACCGGCCCACCCCTGACCGCGTACGGCCTGGCGCTGCTGCCGCTGGGCCTCGCCGGGCTGCTGCCGCTGTGGGCGGCAGCGCTCATCTGCGGCCTGTTCGCCCTGGGCGTTCGCTTTCCCGTGTGGGGGCAGGCGCGGCTGCTCGGCACGCAGCTGATCATCGGCCTGGGGGTGGCGGCACAGGTGCCCGCCGCGGTCGCGCAGCCCCGGCAGCTGCTGGTCCTGGCGGGCACGTACCTGCTGCTCAGCGTGTCCGGTTTCGCGCTGAGTGCCGGGGCGCACGCCCTGGAAGATGGGCGGCGCCGGGGCCTGCTGGCGCTGCTGCCGGGCCTGCTCGCCCCGCAGCCCGGCCTGATCCTGGCGCTGGCCGGGGGCGCCCTGGCCCGGCCAGCGCGAGACACCCGCCACGCAGCCCAGATAGCCCCTGGCTGGTGGACCTGGGTGGCAGGCGGCGCCGTGGCAGCAGCGCTGCTGAGCACGCTGCTCCCCGCCCCGCGACCGGACATCGCGGCAGTCCTCACGCCGCCTGCAATGCAGACAGCCCAGGCCCCCGCGGACAGGACCGCCACGCCCAGGCCCCAGCCCGCCGGTCCGGACACCCCGAACCTGCTGAATCCGCCCCAGAAAGCCCCTCAGGTGCAGCTTGACGTGGGGACGCCGCTGGTGCCGCCGGAACTGGCGCTGGGCGCGGGCCTGCTGTGCCTGCTGCTGGCGGTCAGCGTGCCGCAGCTGCGCCGCCGGGCGGGCCGCCCACCCCACCCGTCCGAGCTGCTCATGGTGGCCGGACTGGCCCTGACGGGACTGCTGTGGTTCGTGTCGGCCATCCTGTTGAACCTGGGGGGACGCGAGGCGGGCGCGGGGTCGGGCGGCGCGCCGCCCCCGGACGCGGCCATCCAGACCGGTCAGCCGGTCCCGTCCAGCCCGGCGGCGCAGGTCGTCAACGCGAACTGGCTGGTCCCACTGGCGCAGGTGCTGGCCCTGATCGTGCTGCTGGGGGTCGCGGCCGTGCTGCTGGCCAGCCGTCGCCGCGCCGCTGCGCCCGGAGCGGTCACGCTGAGCACGGACGACCTTGCCGCTGCTGGCCCGCCCGCCCCGCTGCACCGGGTGCGCGTCGCGTACCGGGAGGCGCTGGCCGCCCTGACGGACGCCGGACTGGGCCGGGCCGCCCACGAGACCCCGGCCGGGTACGCCGCGCGGCTCGGCACCCACCACCCGCCACTGGCTGAAGCGCTGGGCATCCTGACCGCCCTGTACGAACCCGTCCGCTACGGCGGCCAGCTGACCGACGAGCAGGCTGACCAGGCCGAGCAGGCGGCCCGGACCATTCAGAGGGTCGCGCCGACCCTCACGCCCACCGAAGATTCCGCCGATCAAAAGGACCTGTCATGA